Part of the Candidatus Protochlamydia phocaeensis genome is shown below.
TCCGTTCTTTCTTGCGTGGTCATTAAGAGCTTTCCTTCCCAATAAATATTCATCCGATTCAAATCCTTATAGAATTGGGCATTGACGCTAACAGTTTCCTGGCCATTAGTCAGCCTTTCTTGGCTATTATTTATTCCTTTACCTATCAAACTGTTGTGAATTGCTTCTTTTCCCAATTCACTTTCGAAGGTCTCTTTTCGAAGAGGAAATAGAGCAGGAAAAATTTTTCTCAGCACCTCTTTTATGCTCCCTAAATTTTCTGAGGCAGAAGAAAAAGGAAATGTCAATGCATGACCCACCTTAGCAAAAAAGGTGCTGATTTGCTCCTTAATAGTCGAAAAGAACGCCCTTATCCTCTCCTTTGTTTCGCTTTTGAAATTGGTTTGCACTCTACGCCCATTTGCCGTCTTACCTATTTGATCTGATAAAGTAGAGGCTTTTTCCACTGAAGACTCCGGACCCGTAAGAGGTGCCGCATCAGGAGTAGACACAGGCGGAATATTTGAATTATAAGAAGAAATAGGCATAATTATTACCTCCTTTAATAATCCATTTATTTTAATTATACCAATCCATTATTTAATAGAACAATCATCAACAAAAAAATCATTAAACTTAATAAACAAATTATTAAACCATAGATTTATTAATACAATTCTCTTTACAATCCTCTAACTTCTCTGTTAAAATCACGCTCTAAAATAAGAGATTATATGCATTATCCAGACCACCTTTTAAAGCTTATCCACGTTTTAAAAAAATTGCCCGGTGTAGGAAACAAAAGCGCAGAGCGCTTTGCTTTCCATCTTTTAACATGGCCGACTGAACAATTAAGCGAGCTAGGACATATTATCCAAGCAACCAAGGACAAGCTTCAACATTGTTCAATTTGCGGATGCTTAAAGGGGGAAGAAGCCTGTGTCTTTTGCGACTCTTCTAGAAGGGATGCGCAGATCCTTTGCGTCATTGCTTCTTCACGAGATGTGTTTGCAATTGAGGAAACGGGCGAATATCAAGGTTTATATCATGTCCTGGGCGGACTGCTTTCTCCCTTAGAGGGACGAGGGCCTGATAGGCTATCTTTAAAAAAATTAAAAGAGCGTATTATTTCTTTAAATGTTAAGGAAATTGTCATGGCATTGGATTCTACTCTAGAAGGAGATGCCACTTCCTTATTTCTCAAGCAGGAGCTAGCAGCCTATCCTGTTCATATTTCGCGGTTGGCTTTCGGCTTGCCCATGGGAAGTTCGCTTGATTATGTAGATGGCGGAACGCTTGCGCGCGCTTTAGCCGGAAGAAGTGTTTTTTAGAGAAACTATCCTAAAACCGCTAATGAATTAGATTTTTTTCCTATGAGAAAATCCTTTTGAAGCTAGGTTATTAGGACAACTTATTAGACGGCAATGCATTTTAGGAAAGTATGGATTCTAGAATTGCTTCATTAATATTAGCTGGCCTCCTTTCTTTTTCCCTCTTTTTTAGCTTCTTACAATCTTTTCATGTGCCTAATCCGCCAGCCCAGCCTTCCCCTTCTTTCCCTTCTAAAAGCCTTATTTCCCCTATATCCAAGCGCTTTTGCCCTCCCTCTCCTGAACGCCCTCAAATTCACTTTGTTTTAAGATCATCCTCTTTTTTATTTTTTTGGGTGTTCAAACCTTATTATCCCCCTTTTAACTTTCAAACCATTCCCCTATCCTTTTCTCAGAAAACCGCAACTGTCAGCTTTTATTTT
Proteins encoded:
- the recR gene encoding recombination mediator RecR; its protein translation is MHYPDHLLKLIHVLKKLPGVGNKSAERFAFHLLTWPTEQLSELGHIIQATKDKLQHCSICGCLKGEEACVFCDSSRRDAQILCVIASSRDVFAIEETGEYQGLYHVLGGLLSPLEGRGPDRLSLKKLKERIISLNVKEIVMALDSTLEGDATSLFLKQELAAYPVHISRLAFGLPMGSSLDYVDGGTLARALAGRSVF